A stretch of Brassica rapa cultivar Chiifu-401-42 chromosome A08, CAAS_Brap_v3.01, whole genome shotgun sequence DNA encodes these proteins:
- the LOC103847942 gene encoding tubby-like F-box protein 6 encodes MPLKNIVRELRGRNNKANGRRGRSHIAPEGSSPSPSAADDCLYQSVWVDLPPELLLDIIHRIESGQTSWPGRRDVVACASVCKAWREMTKEVVKVPEISGLLTFPVSLKQPGPRDDPIQCFIKRERATGIYRLYLGLSPALTGDKSKLLLSAKRVRRATGVEFIVSLSGKDFSRSSSNYIGKLRSNFLGTKFTVYENQPSPVDSRRSFNKKLSQTMRVSPWVTSSTHSYSMASILYELNVLRTRGPRRMQCIMNTIPVSSIQEGGQIHTPTELSNLGSKKKRGLIDFWSGNLGGESVVKEPLVLKNKLPRWHEQLQCWCLNFKGRVTVASVKNFQLMAAAAEAGKDMNIPEEEQERVILQFGKIGKDTFTMDYRYPISAFQAFAICLSSFDTKPVR; translated from the exons ATGCCGTTGAAGAACATAGTACGCGAGCTTAGGGGTCGTAACAACAAAGCCAATGGTAGACGAGGAAGGTCTCACATTGCTCCAGAAGgatcttctccttctccatcagctGCTGATGATTGTTTATATCAGAGCGTTTGGGTTGATTTGCCTCCGGAGCTGCTTCTTGACATCATCCATCGAATCGAGTCTGGTCAGACCTCATGGCCGGGGAGGAGAGACGTTGTTGCTTGCGCCTCGGTTTGTAAGGCCTGGAGGGAGATGACTAAAGAAGTTGTTAAGGTTCCTGAGATCTCTGGTCTCCTCACTTTTCCAGTTTCATTAAAACAG CCTGGCCCTAGAGATGATCCGATTCAATGCTTTATCAAACGGGAGAGAGCCACTGGGATATACCGTCTCTATCTTGGTTTAAGCCCTG CGCTTACCGGGGACAAGAGTAAGCTCTTGCTATCGGCTAAGAGGGTAAGGAGGGCGACTGGTGTTGAGTTTATTGTATCTTTGTCTGGAAAGGACTTCTCAAGAAGTAGCAGTAACTATATTGGGAAACTAAG ATCGAATTTCCTTGGAACTAAGTTCACGGTTTACGAAAACCAACCTTCTCCGGTTGATTCCCGAAGATCATTTAACAAGAAACTATCACAGACGATGCGTGTGTCTCCATGGGTAACTTCATCTACTCACAGTTACAGCATGGCTTCGATCTTGTATGAGCTGAATGTCCTTAGAACCAGAGGTCCAAGAAGAATGCAATGTATCATGAACACTATCCCAGTTTCTTCTATTCAAGAAGGGGGACAGATTCATACTCCGACCGAGTTGTCAAACCTAGGAAGCAAGAAGAAGAGAGGGCTGATTGATTTCTGGTCAGGGAACTTGGGAGGAGAATCCGTCGTGAAGGAACCATTAGTCCTGAAAAACAAGTTGCCCAGATGGCACGAGCAGCTTCAGTGCTGGTGTCTTaacttcaaaggacgagtcacGGTTGCCTCCGTGAAAAACTTCCAGCTAATGGCTGCTGCTGCAGAAGCAGGGAAGGACATGAACATCCCTGAAGAGGAACAAGAGAGAGTGATACTGCAGTTTGGGAAGATAGGGAAAGATACATTCACCATGGATTATCGTTACCCGATCTCCGCATTCCAAGCTTTTGCCATTTGTTTAAGCAGCTTCGACACAAAGCCTGTTCGATGA